The Campylobacter hyointestinalis subsp. hyointestinalis nucleotide sequence GCATTTAGTTGCCTTAGTTCTCTATAAAAATACGTTTCATTTACGGTTATAAGATTTATAAATTTTTGCCTTAGAGAGCTATCGTATGAAATTTTTTGTATCAATTCATCGGCGTCATCTATGGAATTTAAAGCTGCAAAATTCGTGATCCTATGTTTTAAAATTCCTTTTTTATTTGCAAGGTCGTTTCCGCTAAATCTCTTTGCCGCATCTAGTATCTTATCTAGATTTTCTAAAGATAAATCATTCATGTATAAATTTCTCTAATTCTATTTTTATGTTTTGTAAATTTGCAGTTTCTAGCTTTGGGTTTAACTCTTTGGCACGTTTTGGCATACCGTAGACTACGGCTGTTTCGTCATTTTCGGCTATACACTTTGCTCCTGATTTATATAGTTTGTCAAGTCCGATCGCTCCATCATCTCCAAGTCCTGTTAAAAGTATAGCAAGAACATCGCTAAACTTACAAGCGCTCACCGCCGAAGAAAATAGCATATTTACATTTGGATTAAATATAGTTGGAATTCCGCTGATGTCAGGAGCTATTATGAGCTGTTTTGTATCTAGTATGATACTGTTTTTTTCGCATATATAAATTTTATTTTTAAGTATCTCTTTGTCTTTGACCATAGTTACTTCAGACTTTATATTTTTATTAAATTGCGCAACAAAGCTGGGCATAAATGTTTTGTTCATATGCTGAGCTATGACTATAGAAACGTTTTGTGGCAATATAATATCGCTAAAAAGCTCTCTAAGATGCCCTGGACCTCCAGTAGAGGCTCCTACTAGTACAAGTTTTTGTTTCAAATTTGAAACTCCGTTTTAGTTTATAAAGTCAAATTATATCACTTTTTCATTTTATATCAAATTTAGAAGCATTTGTGTATAATTTTAGCTCATTCTTTGAGGTTATTAAGGATATAAATGGCAGAAGTAAAAGGTGTTATGTCACCTATAGTCATAAATACAAAAAATGTTTATGAAGATTTAGAAGCTATAGCGTATAAAACAAACGTAGATATAAACAGTATCGACTTTAATATTTTAGCTATATATACAAAATACAAAACCGACGCTGATAGTGAATTTAAAGATGTTGATGAAGAATCTTTAAATATATTTAACGACGATGAATTCATCTCAAACAAAAGTCTTGTTATATCTCAAAGCTATAATGTAGAGTATTTTGATAAAAGCACTAGAAGTGCTTCTTTGATGCCTAAAATTTCTTTGGGCGCAAATAAAAGTATGACAAAGATAGTTGCAACTATAAAAGAGAGCTTAGATGTAAAATACACACCTACGTTTGAATCAGAGCTCATAAACACAATATACAAAAAGCTCATAAAAGTCGGAGTTTTGATAGGTATAAGAAATTCTCTAATGCTAAGAGAGATAAAAAGACTAACTTCTGTTTTACGCATAAAAGGCATAATAGACAAAAGCGTCACATTTGTGGTGACTTCAGGACTCGATGCTTTGCCAAGCGTAGATGACGCTATCATTTACTATTACATCAACAAAACAAAAGAGGGTGGCAAAAAAGATAAGGTTGATTATGCAAACCGTGGATTTATCCAAAGCGTTAGTCCTGGTGAGCTTATCATCGAGTATATAAAACCTAAATTTGGATCTCCTGGAAGAAACGTAAAAGGCGAACTCATACCAGTAAATGATCCTAAAGTAACAAATCAAGTTCAGATAAACTATACCGATAATATCGAAATGCGTGAAGATGAAAATAGCATAAAATATTTTGCTAAAAAAAACGGATATGTAAGCAAAGATAAAGATACTTACGATATCGCAGATGAGTTAGATGTCAATGAAGTAAGTTTTAAAACTACTGGTTCGATAGATGCAGGACTAAATACAGACGTAAAAATCAACATAAAAGAAAGTGATGTTTTAAAAGACGCAGTAGGTACTGGTATGAGTATAGAAACTGCTAAGATCAATGTAGAAGGAAACGTAGCAAAAAACGCACGTATAGTTGCTAAAGAAGTAAATATAGGCGGACAGACTCACGCCAAATCCACTATCGAAGCAGACAGCGCTTTCATCTCTGTGCATTTAGGAAAACTTACCTGTGATGAAGCTACTATAGATAGACTAGAGGGCGGTTACGTAAAAGCTAAAAAAGTTACGATAAACTCGGCTATAGGTGGAGAGATAATAGCGTCTGAAGTCTATATAGGCAAGTTGTTTTCTAACGTAAATATAACGGCTTCAGTTATAGTGCAAGTAGATGAGCTAAAAGGTAGCAATAATAAATTTATAATAGACGCCGCCAAGATTTTGGATTATGAAGATAAATTTAACGAATACATGCAAAAGATCTCAAATCTTCAAAGCGAGATAGCCGCTATGCCAAGAGAACTAAAGAAAAAACGAAGCGTTATAGAATCAAACAAAGAGTCCGTAAATCTGATAAAACAGAGGATAGAAGAGCTAAGAAACGATTCTAAAACTCCGCCGATATCATTTATCAACAAACTAAAAGATTTTCAAGCTTTAGTTCAAGAGTACAACACAGAACTAAAAGAATTTCAAGGCAAAAAGGCGGCTTTAGATGATTTGCACGATGAGTTAAGACAAATGCAAAGTATGGTTTTTGATGCTAAGATCATAAATAAAGATAGATGGAAAGAGCTAAACGAGATCAAATTTAAACTGATCGAACCTAAAAAAGAGATCATATATAGCACAAAAGAAAACGAACTAGCAAAGCTCATTATGCTTAAGCATCTAGTCGTAGCAGATGAAGACGTGTACGAGATAAAAAAATCAAACGAGATAGACCTATGATAAAAGCAATAGAAGGAATAATCACAAAAAAAGAGCCAACTAGTATTTGGCTAAAGGTGCCTTGTGGCGTAACGTATGGCATTTTTATATCGCTTTTTACAAGCTCAAATTTAAATAAAGGCGACAATGCAGAGCTTTTTATTACTCAGATCATCAGAGAAGACGCAAATTTACTTTATGGCTTTATCAAAGAGAGTGAGCAGCGCATTTTTGAAATGCTTTTAAAGGTAAATGGTATAGGTGCTGCGACTGCTATGGCGGTATGTTCTTCTCTAAGCCCAGATGATTTTAGTAGAGCGATAATAAATGGAGATTCTGACACTTTAAGAAGAGTTCCTGGTATCGGGCCAAAGACTGCTAGAACGGTCATCGCTCAGCTAAGCGATGCTAAATTTAGCGAGATAAGCTCTATGGAGAGTTATCAAAATGAAGCGTTTATGGCTCTTGAGAGTTTAGGTTTTAAAAGAGATAAAATTTCAAAAGTGCTTAGCGAATGCATGAGCGGCGACACGACTTCACTTATAAAAGAAGCACTTAAAAAACTTGCTTAAGGAAATTTGATGAAATTCGGTATAGTATTTGGTGGAAATAGTTTTGAGCACGAGATAAGTATAGTTTCTGCAGTGTCAGTTAAAAATGTTTTAAAAGCTGATCTTAGCTTTATCTTTGTAGATAAATTTAGAGATTTTTATCTGATAGATAAAAAAGATATGAGAGCAAATTTCTTTAGTAGTGGCAAGTATAAAAACTCTAAAAAGTTATATTTACAACAAGGTGGTTTTGCTACCCACTCACTCTTTGGAATGAGTCAGCTAAACTTGGATTGTTATATAAATTTAATCCACGGAAGTGACGGGGAAGATGGCAAGATCGCTGGTATGTTCGAGTTTTACGGTCTTAAGTTTATAGGTCCAAGACTTGAAGCGAGCGTGCTTAGTTTTAACAAAGAGCTTACTAAACTTTTAGCTTTAAAATGTGGCGTAAAAACACTGCCTTACGAGATGATAAAAAGAGGCGATAAAATCAAAATGCAATTACCATTTATCCTAAAACCTGCTCGTCTTGGAAGCAGCATAGGAGTAAGTATAGTGCATAAGCTTAGTGAGCTTGACTATGCTTTGGACGTGGCTTTTGAGTTTGATAGCGATATCTTAGTAGAGCCTTTTATGAGCGGCATTAGAGAGTTTAATCTAGCTGGATTTAGGGTTGGCAATGAGTTTGAGTTTTCGCTCATAGAAGAGCCGACAAAAAAAGAATTTCTTGATTTTGAGCAAAAATATATGAGTTTTTCAAGTCGCACTTCAGTAGAAGCGAGTATCAGCCAGGAGTTAAAAGAGGCCATAAAAAAAGCTTTTATGGATATTTATGATGGCGGAAACTTTGATGGCGCTCTGATAAGGTGTGATTTTTTTGTTCTTGATAATGAAATTTATCTAAATGAGATAAATCCAAACCCAGGAAGTATGGCAAACTATCTATTTACAGACTTTAGTGCTTCAGTACAAAAACTCGCTAACTCTATAAAATTACCTAAAAATATACAGATTGATTATAAATTTATACACTCCATAACAAGTAATAAAGGCAAACTGAACTGATACTTTAAAATGTTTTAAGCCAAATTTATGTAGAATTTTGTGTAAAATTCTACATAAGGACGCAATATGGCTACATTTAGTAAAAACGAAGTATATACTGCCACAGAGGTCGTTAGAAATTTTAGTTCTATCCTTACAAAAGTTTCAAAAGCCGAGATGAAAAGAGCATTTATAGTTAAAAACAATCGCTTTGAAGCCGTACTTTTAAATATGGATGAGTATGAAAGACTAAATGAAGCCGTAGTTTTGCTAGAAGCTATTTATACAACAAAAAAAGTAAAAAAGGAAGAAGATGGCAAGTAAAGAAGTAACTATCAAAAGTCATAGATACACTATCAGCTATGAGATATTTAATCCTACTTTGGAGCCTTGCATACTCATACTTCACGGTTGGGGTGCAAATAAAGAGATAATGAAAAAGGCTTTTTTACCATATTTTACAAATTTAAAACAAATTTATATCGATCTTCCCGGGTTTGGAAATAGCCCTCTAACTCATCCTTTATATACGAAAGATTATGCTAATATCGTTCGCGAGTTTTTAGACAAGCTTGATCTTAAGCCTGAGTTTATTTTAGGTCATAGTTTTGGTGGCAAAGTAGCGACTTTGCTAAATCCACCAAATTTAATACTTCTTAGCAGTGCTGGAATCATTCAAAAGAAGCCATTTTTAGTAAGACTTAAGATCAAAATATTTAAATTTTTAAAGCTTATCGGTTTTGGTAAATTTTATAAATTTTTTGCGTCAAAAGACGTAGCTGGAATGAGTAAAGAGATGTATGAGACGCTAAAAAATGTTGTTGATGAGAATTTCTATAATATTTTTAAAAATTACAAAGGCAAAGCTTATCTGTTTTGGGGTAAAGAAGACAGAGCAACGCCTTTAAAAAGTGGCGAAGAAATAGCAAGGATCATCAAAAATAGTGAATTCTATCCGCTAAGCGGAGATCATTTTTTCTTTTTACTTCACGCAGAGTTTATCACAAAAACCATTCAAAACAGAGATTAAAAATGCTAGAAAATATATACTTACTTGCCGCCACTCTTCTTTTTACGCTAGGGCTTGGCTACTACCTTATAACTGCTTTGCAGTGGTTTAGCTATAAGTGGGAGCGTATCTTGCTACACTACACAAAGCCGCTTTGGCACGTCTATTTTGCTATTATACCGTTTGGAGTTTTTGCAATTTTTAGCACTTTTTGGTCAAGCTTAACTCCTATTTTTGCCGGTTTATATCTTGTTGCTCTATTTTTTTGGCAAAGAAAACTTGATAAAAAACTTGTATTTACAAGTAGGATAAAACGATTTTTTTGCTTTTTGCTTTTTGCTTTTTTGATTTTTAGTTATTTTTTGCTAAATCAAATTTTGGTTTTAGTTTTCTCACTTGCTATCTCATTTTTACTTATGGAGCTTTACGAAAAACTCTTATATATCAAATTTAAAAATAGTGCCAAAAACAAGCTTGCTTCTATGCCAGATCTAAAGATAGTTTTGATAACGGCAAGTTTTGGTAAAACTAGTATGAAAAACTTTTGTGCGTCTTTGCTTGAAAAAGATTTCAATGTCTTAAAAACCCCTCGCAGTGTAAATACGCTAGCAGGTATCATAAAAGATATAAATGAAAATCTTACGCCCAAAACTCAAATTTACATAGCTGAAGCAGGAGCTAGGCTTAAAGGAGATATAAAAGATATAGCTCAGTTTTTAAACCCACACTTTGTCATCATTGGCGAGATAGGAGCTATGCATATCGAGTATTTTAAAAGCTTAGAAAATATCCGTAGTACGAAGCTTGAAGCACTTGTCAGTAAAAACTTAGAATATGCGTTTTTGCATAGTACGACTTTGAAAAAAGAGGACGAGAAAACTTGCATTTATGACCATAAAGTCAGTGATATAAGTGCAAATCTAGATGGTATCAAATTTAGGCTAAATGATACCTGGTTTAGCTCAAAACTTTTAGGTGCATTTAATGCGCAAAATATCGCCGCTTCTGTTTTACTAGCGTTAAAACTTGGCGTAAAACAAGACACTTTAAAGATGAGCGTTTTAAATTTAAAAAATGTAGAGCATAGGCTAGAAAGACTTGATGCTGGTGGAAAGATCATCATCGATGATAGTTTTAACGGAAATTTAAAAGGTATGAAACAAAGCTATGAGCTAGTAAAAAGTTATAGTGGTAGAAAGATTTTGCTTACTCCTGGCATCGTAGAAGCAGACGATGAGCTAAATGAAGAGCTATCTAAAAGCATAAATGAAATTTTTGACGTAGTCGTGATAACAAGCGGTATAAACCAAAAGGCTCTTACTAAATTTTTGAGTAATCCTGAAGTAATAATCCTAAAAGATAAGTCAAAAATGCAAGAGTTTTTGAGCCAAAATACGACTAGCGGCGATCTTATACTTTTTAGTAATGACGCTCCAAGCTTTGTATAATCAAGATAAAATTTAAAGTTTTTATAGATTAGTATAGACCACAAGAGGATTGCAACTCTTGTGATCAAAAGGAGAGAAATGTCTGCCATCAAAAAGATGGCAGTTTGATTAGTATCCTAAAACTAGCATATTAGAATTTATATTTTACGCCTAAGCTTCCATTGACGTATTTATCGTCTCCGTTTGTTTTAAAACCAACACTTATGGTAGTAGATAAGTCTCTTGTCACTGCATACTCACCACCTGCTATCACTTTAGCATACGTATCTTTGCTCTCATCTGCTTTTGTGGTAAATGAAGTGCTAGCGCCTCTAAATTTAGACACTAAGTCATCTCTGCTTACGCTGAGTTCTTGCTCAACGCTAGGAGCTACAAACATAAAGCTTCCGTCACTTAGGTATTGTCTAAACTCTACGCCTAAGTTTGCACTAAGAGTTGAGCCATCTATTTTGCCAACTTCATAACCTTGTATTGTAGCATTGCTTAGAGTAAAGCTATCGTTTTTGTTGTATGCGTAATTTAGCCCGATAAATGGTTTGATAAAGAAGTTATTTTGAGCTTTAACCACATAGCCGTAAGTCGCAGCGATATTTATAAATTTAGAATCATAATCGCCATTTAGGTATTCATTTACTAGCTTATAGTTGTTTATATCGTTTTTACCTATACCAAAGCTTAGTGTAGTATCAAGCTCACTATCGCCAAGGTAAGCACGACTGTAAATTCCAAGCTCAAAGTTATCTGCTTCACTCTCTAAGTAGCTTGTATCTAGATCTGATTTTGCATAAGTGAAGTATGAACCAAGCAAGAAGTTATCAAAGCTTCTATCATATCCTACGCTAAATCCATAAAGTTTTGGATCGCCATTATCGGTGTATCCTTTAGCTCCTATGACGTTTGCCCACAGCGAGTTATCATAGTCAAATCTTTTTGTGTATTCTTTTATGATGCTTGATAGTGCAGAGTTGTCGCCACTTGCTAGCTCTAAGCCTTCCATATTTTTTATAGCACTAGCTAAAGCAAGATCTTTGCTATATGGAGAGCTAAGCTTAGCAAGTCTAGTCATAGTATTTGTTTGGTTTGCCATAGATAAAGCAGTAGCTGGAGCGTTAAGACCGCCACCTATAACATTGCTTAGAGATTTGCTTGCTTCATTGATAGGTTTTTCTATCTGCTCTGCGATGTCTTGAGCTATAGTCGCATCGGTAACTTTGTCCAATTCATCTGTAGTTACTAAATTTAGATTATTAGCTACAAAGCTTCCCAAACCAGCTTCATTTAGTGATTTTACTACATTTGAGTTGCTTGCTTTTACTACATCTGAAAATGAACTAGTTACGGTTATTTTATTTAACTGCTCTTTCATACTGTTTAAAGCTGCTAAAAGCTCGTTATAAGCTTTTTTTTGATCATCTGTTATAGCATCATCAGCTAGTAAATTTTTTAGCTTTACTGCATCGTAATTAGCATGGTTTATAGTGATACCTTGAGTTTTAATAGCATCTATTGTGGCGTTTGTTATCTCAGCACCTTTTGCATTTTTTAAATCAGTTCCGATAATTTTGTCTAAGTCAGCTCCATCAATTCCGCCTAATTCTGCAAGCTTTGCGTTAGCTATATCTGCTTGCCTTTGCAAAGCTTCATCATTTTTTAAATTTTGAGTTTCAGAGATAAATTTGTGGTCTGGATTAAAAGCTATTGCTTTTGCATCTCTAATAGTTTCGTTTAATTTATCTGCTTTTTTTACGAAATCATTCAAAGCTTGCATTATTTTTGGTTGAAGAGTTTTTAATGCTTCTATATTTTTATTTGCTTCTGCTGCTTTGTCACCTTTACCAGCTACGCCGGTGTATATGGTATTGATTAGATCAGATACAGTTATTGTAGCGTCGCCTGTTACGGCTTTATCTAGTAAATCAGTATCATCTTTTTTTAGCTTGGTATTTAGCGTTGCGTAAATTTTAGTGGCATTTTCGGCTACATTTTTTATATCAAGTTTATCTTGATCTTTTTTTGCTATATTAGAAAATAATGTTTTAATATCCTTAGCGACTTTTATAGCTAAATCTTTTGCAGCATCTTGTTTGTCTGTGTTTATTTTAATGTCGTTTGTGCCGTCATTTATTAATGTGCCTTCTTTTGAATTCGGATCGATTGTTATAGTTTGCAAATTATCAGATTCTAAACCGTTTGCGAGATTCGTGAATTCAACGGCTAAATTTTGTAGCTCTTTAGCAGAACTTCTAAAGTTTGCTATAACTGTTGCAAATTCTGTTTTATGCCAGTTGGCTGAATAAGCTAGCCCAAAAGCTTTAAAGTATGCCTTTTGAGCCTCATCTTTAGGAATTTCTACGGCTAAAAGGCTCGACCCCCCCCCTATTGTCATAAGCGCTGAAGCTAGCACCAAAGAAAGTTTAAATCCTTTCATGATTTCTCCTTAAAAATTAATTTAATGGGGTGAGAGTATAGCACATAAATGGCGTAAAAAGCAATTTTTGTTTAAAATTTATTTTTGATAACGAATATTGCATACTTTGAACGTTTCGTAATGTAATGTTTGGATATGGGGGGGGGTAGGAAGAAAGTGATTTTCTTTAAATTTAATAACTTTTTTATATTTTCTTAAGAAAAAACGGTAAATTTAGAAAGGGCTGGGATTTTAGTGAATATGGAAAACTTAAATTTGAAAACCAAAACCACTAAAGTGGTGGTTTCTGTGAAAACAAGCGAAGCGCTCGGCTTGTCCGATGTTTCTGTGAAAACAAGCGAAGCGGTGCAAGTGCAAAGCACGAAGCAGGTTTCTGTGAAAACAAGCGAAGCGCTCGGCTTGTCCGATGTTTCTGTGAAAACAAGCGAATGCGACCATAAAAGGGTCACATTCCCAAATTTTCGATGACGCGAACAGTATCTTCGGCGATAGCTAGCTCTTCATCAGTAGGCACTATGATGATACGTACTTTAGTCTCAGGTAGCCCGACGCGGCGTGGTTCGCCTAGCGGGACACTATTTTTGTTTTTATCCATTCTGATACCGAAAATCTCTAAACCGCTACAAACGGCTTCTCTGATCCTAGCATCGTTTTCGCCGATACCTGCTGTAAATATGATAGCGTTTATCTCGCCAAGAATTGCTATATATGCGCCTATGTATTTTTTGATACGCAATACAAACATATCAAAAGCGAGTTTGGCGTTTTCATCGCCTGCGTCCATTTTAGCTTCTATCTCACGCATATCGTTTGAGCCGCTTATGGCTAAAAGTCCGCTTTTTTTGTTCATTATGGTATCTATCTCTTCGCCGCTTAAATTTGCATTTTTCATCAGAAACGGAACTATAGCAGGGTCGATGTTACCACATCTTGTCCCCATCATAAGTCCCTCAAGAGGAGTAAGACCCATACTTGTATCTATACATTTTCCGTCTTTTATGGCTGCTACGCTTGCACCGCTTCCAAGGTGCAGCGTAATACAGCTAAACTTATCAAAATCAATTCCTAGTATCTTTGCACCTTGCCTTGCTACAAAGTTGTGGCTCGTTCCGTGTGCGCCATAACGTCTTATTTTGTATTTTTCATAAAACTCTAAAGGAAGCGGATACATATATGAGCTTTTTGGCATAGTTTGATGAAATACAGTATCAAAAACTGCTACGTTTGGAATGTCTGGTCTGACTTTTAAAGTCTCTTTCATACCGGCAAGATGAGCAGGGTTGTGAAGTGGGGCTAGGGGGATTAACTCTTCAATTGTTTTCATAACTTTTTCGTCTATCAAAACAGCATCATCAAAGAGATCTGCACCTTGAACTACTCTGTGTCCTACGCCGTCTATCTCATCTAAGCTTTTTAGTGTGTGACTGACAAATAAAAGCTCGTTCATTATGTCTATCCCAGCGCCGTGGTTTTCAATCTCTCCAGATCTTTCAAAGATCTGGCCTGTTTTTAGGACGGTTAGTTTTGCGTGTGAGTTTTTAGAGCCTATCTGTTCTATCAAGCCTTTACAAATAGCTATTTTGTTTTGCATATCATAGAGTTTAAATTTGATAGAACTACTGCCGGAATTTATAACTAAGATTTTCATCTGTTTTCCCCTTGAGATTGGATTGCGCTGATTAGGACGGTATTTACTATATCTTCTACCAAACAGCCGCGGCTTAGGTCATTTACTGGTTTGTTTAGTCCTTGAAGTATAGGTCCGATAGCAACGGCGTTTGCGCTTCTTTGGACGGCTTTATACGTGATATTTCCACAGTTTAAATTTGGAAATATAAATGTATTTGCGACTCCTGCGACTTTTGAGTTTGGAAGTTTCTTTTTAGCCACGCCTAAATCTACTGCGGCGTCAAACTGGATAGGACCTTCGATATCTAAATTTGGTGCTAGAACTCTGGCTTTTTGTGTAGCAGTTTCAACAAATTTTACGTCTTCCCCGCTTCCGCTACTGCCTGTTGAGTAGCTGAGCATAGCGACTTTAGGTTCTAAGCCAAAATCACGTGCCGTTTTGGCTGTACTTATGGCTATGCTAGCAAGCTGATCTGTAGTGGGATTTGGAGTGATGGCGCAATCTGCAAAAAGCTGAATTTTGGTATCTAAACACATTATAAAACTACCACTAACTGTGCTAATGCCCGGTTTCATTTTTATAAATTGAAGTGCTGGCCTTATAGTCTCTGCTGTAGTCGTACTAGCGCCGCTTACCATAGCGTCACATATACCCTTATATACTAGCATAGTTCCAAAATACGTTCTATCTTTCATCAGCTCACTAGCTTTTTCTTTAGTCATTCCTTTTTCGCGTCTAAGTTCGTATAAAGTAGTGGCGAATTCATCACTAAGATCACTATTTTGCGGATCATAGACCTTTATATCTTCTAAATTTAGTCCGTATTCACGAGCTTTTTTATTTATTTGGTATTTATCGCCTAAAAGTACGATATTGACTGCTTTGTTTTCAAGCAAGATAGCAGATGCTTTGAGTATGCGCTCATCGTCACTTTCTGGTAGGACTACTGTTTTTAAATTTGACCTAGCTTTTTTATAAAGTAGATTTTCAAATCTAAGAGGCGTTAAAGCGTTGCTACTAGTACTAAATATCTCTTCTATGTCATTTAAAACAGTGAAATTTAGCGTCCCTTTTTTAAATTCGGTATCTTTTGAAAGCAGGAATGGCGCATTTAAATTTTTAGCTAAGCTATCGTCTAGGGTTTCTATAAATCCACCTACTACTATAATGAAATCAGCGTCTATTTTGTCAAATTCTGTTATAACGTTTTTTATCAGTTCATTTTGTTTTGAACCTAGCAGATATAATTTTGCTTGATTTTCTTCAAAAATAGTGTTACTATTTTTCACATTATTTTCTCCGATAGGTAGAAATGTGACAATTTTTTTGTACGTACTGTTTAATTTTTCCAACAATTTTTGTTTAAATTCTTCCTTTTGAAAGTCTGAATTTAAAACATAAATAGCCCTTAGCATACTCTTCTCCTAGTTTTGGAACTTAATTTGCTTAAACATTGTAGCATATTTATATTTAAGGTATATTATGAAAACAAAATATATTTTTATTTCAATTTTGTCTGTGTTTGCAGGTTGTGCTACGGGAACCGATCCGAAGATATCTATGCAACCTCCTGTTTATGTCGAAGAGCTACCATCAAGGGAGAACGGACTTGGGCAAAGTAATCCAGGAAGTCTGTTTGGTAGAGGGGATAATCCGTTATTTTCAGATAGAAAAGCTATGAATGTCAATGATATAGTAACTATAGTCATAGAAGAAACTACAAGCCAAACATCAAAGGCAAATAAAGCTACTGAAAAAGATAGTACTATATCTTTAAACGGCGGAGCATTTACTACGCCAGAGGGCTCACCGCTTAGCGGACCTTTAAGAGACGTAAATAAAATAGCCGGTATAGGATTTAGCGGTGGCAGCTCAAATAAATACAGTGGAAGCGGTAGTAATAGCAGAAATGAAGCATTTAATACGACTATTTCAGCTAGGATCATAAAAGTTTTAAATAACGGAAATTATTTTATAGAAGGTAGTAAAGAACTTCTTGTAAATAATGAAAAACAGATCATACAAATAAGTGGAGTTATAAGACCTTATGATATCAGCCAAAAAAATGAGATAGAGTCAAAATACATAGCTGATGCTAAAATTCTCTATAAAACAGAGGGTGAGATACAACGAGCTACAAAAAAACCGTGGGGAACAAGTCTTTTGGAAGCTATCTGGCCTTTTTGATTTCTTGTATATGACCTAATTTATTTAGTAAATGTGTAAAAAACACACATTTACTACTATAAATTTAGTGCTTTATCTTATATTTTTATACTCTTTTAATTTTACTTAACTAAACTAACGTTATAATTTTAGCATTTTTATACAAAGGTGGAATGATGAAAAAATTAAATGGTTCACAGATGATCAGTGAAGCATTAAAGCACGAAGGAGTTAGCGTTGTTTTTGGCTATCCCGGGGGAGCGGCTTTAAATATATATGATGAGACTTATAAGCAAAATTATTTTACTCATATACTTACTCGTCACGAACAAGCAGCAGTTCATGCAGCTGATGGATATGCTAGAGTTACAGGAAAAGTAGGTGTTGCTTTTGTTACAAGTGGTCCTGGTTTTACAAATGCTGTTACAGGGCTTGCTACTGCTTATGCTGATTCGATTCCACTGGTGCTCATAAGCGGTCAAGTCGCATTGCCGCTCATAGGTACAGACGCCTTTCAAGAGATAGATGCAGTGGGCATTTCACGTCCTTGTGTAAAACATAATTTTTTAGTTAAGACAGTAGATGAGCTTCCGCTTGTGCTAAAACAAGCTTTTTA carries:
- a CDS encoding CheB methylesterase domain-containing protein; the encoded protein is MKQKLVLVGASTGGPGHLRELFSDIILPQNVSIVIAQHMNKTFMPSFVAQFNKNIKSEVTMVKDKEILKNKIYICEKNSIILDTKQLIIAPDISGIPTIFNPNVNMLFSSAVSACKFSDVLAILLTGLGDDGAIGLDKLYKSGAKCIAENDETAVVYGMPKRAKELNPKLETANLQNIKIELEKFIHE
- a CDS encoding flagellar assembly protein A, which codes for MAEVKGVMSPIVINTKNVYEDLEAIAYKTNVDINSIDFNILAIYTKYKTDADSEFKDVDEESLNIFNDDEFISNKSLVISQSYNVEYFDKSTRSASLMPKISLGANKSMTKIVATIKESLDVKYTPTFESELINTIYKKLIKVGVLIGIRNSLMLREIKRLTSVLRIKGIIDKSVTFVVTSGLDALPSVDDAIIYYYINKTKEGGKKDKVDYANRGFIQSVSPGELIIEYIKPKFGSPGRNVKGELIPVNDPKVTNQVQINYTDNIEMREDENSIKYFAKKNGYVSKDKDTYDIADELDVNEVSFKTTGSIDAGLNTDVKINIKESDVLKDAVGTGMSIETAKINVEGNVAKNARIVAKEVNIGGQTHAKSTIEADSAFISVHLGKLTCDEATIDRLEGGYVKAKKVTINSAIGGEIIASEVYIGKLFSNVNITASVIVQVDELKGSNNKFIIDAAKILDYEDKFNEYMQKISNLQSEIAAMPRELKKKRSVIESNKESVNLIKQRIEELRNDSKTPPISFINKLKDFQALVQEYNTELKEFQGKKAALDDLHDELRQMQSMVFDAKIINKDRWKELNEIKFKLIEPKKEIIYSTKENELAKLIMLKHLVVADEDVYEIKKSNEIDL
- the ruvA gene encoding Holliday junction branch migration protein RuvA, whose amino-acid sequence is MIKAIEGIITKKEPTSIWLKVPCGVTYGIFISLFTSSNLNKGDNAELFITQIIREDANLLYGFIKESEQRIFEMLLKVNGIGAATAMAVCSSLSPDDFSRAIINGDSDTLRRVPGIGPKTARTVIAQLSDAKFSEISSMESYQNEAFMALESLGFKRDKISKVLSECMSGDTTSLIKEALKKLA
- a CDS encoding D-alanine--D-alanine ligase; this encodes MKFGIVFGGNSFEHEISIVSAVSVKNVLKADLSFIFVDKFRDFYLIDKKDMRANFFSSGKYKNSKKLYLQQGGFATHSLFGMSQLNLDCYINLIHGSDGEDGKIAGMFEFYGLKFIGPRLEASVLSFNKELTKLLALKCGVKTLPYEMIKRGDKIKMQLPFILKPARLGSSIGVSIVHKLSELDYALDVAFEFDSDILVEPFMSGIREFNLAGFRVGNEFEFSLIEEPTKKEFLDFEQKYMSFSSRTSVEASISQELKEAIKKAFMDIYDGGNFDGALIRCDFFVLDNEIYLNEINPNPGSMANYLFTDFSASVQKLANSIKLPKNIQIDYKFIHSITSNKGKLN
- a CDS encoding prevent-host-death protein, whose product is MATFSKNEVYTATEVVRNFSSILTKVSKAEMKRAFIVKNNRFEAVLLNMDEYERLNEAVVLLEAIYTTKKVKKEEDGK
- a CDS encoding alpha/beta fold hydrolase; translated protein: MASKEVTIKSHRYTISYEIFNPTLEPCILILHGWGANKEIMKKAFLPYFTNLKQIYIDLPGFGNSPLTHPLYTKDYANIVREFLDKLDLKPEFILGHSFGGKVATLLNPPNLILLSSAGIIQKKPFLVRLKIKIFKFLKLIGFGKFYKFFASKDVAGMSKEMYETLKNVVDENFYNIFKNYKGKAYLFWGKEDRATPLKSGEEIARIIKNSEFYPLSGDHFFFLLHAEFITKTIQNRD